The proteins below are encoded in one region of Ornithinimicrobium avium:
- a CDS encoding glycosyltransferase: protein MRVLVVTTWFPTSTSPATGVFVARDVAAIATRHDVRVLHLCAPALLGQDEHGQGYAVERLPMDPRRPDHVLRAARRVRELAPEADLVHTMAVSALLPMTGRRPGVPWVHTEHWSGLLAPGTLTPALRAARPGVLRLLRRPDVVAVVSEHLAEGVRAARTGPVVVVPNIVDRPEELVARRDTERPLRDGREDGTGPGTTREGPLRVVSVGGLAPRKDPLAATRAVAALRVRGVDASLTWVGDGPLREEVREAARRAGVPLRLTGPVPPEQVQQIVGESDLFLLPTRAETFCVAAAEALAAGRPVVVGDSGGPRDFVAPPSGLLVRPGSAPGSWADAVEQVWAASAQLSAEEIAAPVVEAYSEQAHAARVDEIYRGVLPQGSPLVDVVVATHSLERPVDRAVRSVLDGSDELDVRVTVVCHGLDADAVAATVSDETRWDPRVRLLEHRDGVASPAGPFTAGLQAATAPWVSIMGSDDRLSPGALRNWLATAGRTGAEVVLAEIRLGDAAVPTPPTRVRPARRPRREERLDLVRDRLSYRSAPLGLLSRAAVARTGARLLPGAQTGEDVPFVTRLFEGASVALARGTPYLVGTDADDRTTAVPRPVADELVALTALLDDPWFAQLPARRRRAVATKLLRIHVFGTVLNRPDPHWWSAEERAELAGTTGRLLRTAPGCEAPLSLADHDLLAAVLDTSVPPARMIELATARRRHGSPRTLLPHDWRQLLHPEAPLRFMTASLVARRAGRGRSCAPE, encoded by the coding sequence ATGCGCGTGCTCGTGGTGACGACGTGGTTCCCGACGTCGACGTCCCCGGCCACCGGCGTCTTCGTGGCCCGCGACGTCGCGGCGATCGCGACCCGGCACGACGTGCGGGTGCTGCACCTGTGCGCGCCGGCGCTGCTGGGTCAGGACGAGCACGGTCAGGGGTATGCCGTGGAGCGCCTCCCCATGGACCCGCGCCGTCCCGACCACGTCCTGCGGGCGGCACGCAGGGTGCGCGAGCTGGCGCCGGAGGCGGACCTCGTGCACACGATGGCCGTCTCGGCGCTGCTGCCGATGACCGGCCGCCGTCCGGGAGTGCCGTGGGTGCACACCGAGCACTGGTCCGGGCTGCTGGCGCCGGGGACGCTGACGCCGGCGCTGCGCGCGGCCCGGCCGGGCGTCCTGCGGCTGCTCCGCCGTCCGGACGTCGTGGCCGTGGTCAGCGAGCACCTCGCCGAGGGGGTGCGTGCGGCGCGCACCGGACCGGTCGTGGTCGTGCCCAACATCGTGGACAGGCCCGAGGAGCTGGTCGCACGACGGGACACCGAGCGTCCGCTCCGCGACGGGCGGGAGGACGGCACCGGGCCGGGGACGACGAGGGAGGGCCCCTTGCGGGTGGTCTCCGTCGGCGGGCTGGCGCCGCGCAAGGACCCGCTGGCAGCGACGCGGGCGGTCGCGGCGCTGCGCGTGCGTGGCGTGGACGCCTCCCTCACCTGGGTCGGGGACGGCCCGCTGCGGGAGGAGGTCCGGGAGGCGGCCCGGCGGGCCGGGGTGCCGCTGCGGCTGACCGGCCCGGTCCCGCCGGAGCAGGTCCAGCAGATCGTGGGGGAGTCCGACCTCTTCCTGCTGCCCACGCGCGCCGAGACCTTCTGCGTGGCCGCCGCCGAGGCCCTGGCCGCCGGGCGGCCCGTGGTCGTGGGCGACAGCGGCGGCCCGCGGGACTTCGTCGCGCCGCCCAGCGGGCTGCTCGTCCGCCCCGGCTCGGCGCCCGGGTCGTGGGCGGACGCCGTGGAGCAGGTGTGGGCGGCCAGCGCCCAGCTGAGCGCCGAGGAGATCGCGGCGCCCGTGGTCGAGGCGTACAGCGAGCAGGCGCACGCAGCGAGGGTCGATGAGATCTACCGCGGCGTGCTGCCCCAGGGGTCGCCGCTGGTCGACGTCGTGGTCGCCACGCACTCCCTCGAGCGCCCGGTCGACCGCGCGGTGCGCTCGGTGCTGGACGGCTCCGACGAGCTCGACGTGCGCGTCACCGTCGTCTGCCACGGGCTGGACGCCGACGCGGTCGCGGCCACCGTGTCCGACGAGACCCGCTGGGATCCGCGGGTGCGGCTGCTGGAGCACCGGGACGGGGTCGCCAGCCCGGCGGGCCCGTTCACCGCGGGCCTGCAGGCCGCGACCGCCCCCTGGGTCAGCATCATGGGCAGCGACGACCGGCTCTCCCCGGGCGCCCTGCGCAACTGGCTCGCGACGGCGGGCCGCACCGGCGCCGAGGTCGTCCTCGCCGAGATCCGGCTCGGGGACGCCGCGGTGCCGACGCCGCCCACCAGGGTCCGGCCCGCCCGGCGTCCGCGCCGCGAGGAGCGCCTGGACCTGGTGCGGGACCGGCTCAGCTACCGCTCCGCCCCGCTCGGGCTGCTGTCCCGCGCCGCGGTGGCCCGCACCGGCGCCCGGCTGCTGCCGGGTGCGCAGACCGGCGAGGACGTCCCCTTCGTCACCCGGTTGTTCGAGGGAGCCAGCGTCGCGCTCGCCCGCGGCACGCCCTACCTCGTGGGCACGGACGCGGACGACCGCACGACGGCGGTGCCCCGCCCGGTGGCCGACGAGCTCGTCGCGCTCACCGCGCTGCTGGACGACCCGTGGTTCGCGCAGCTGCCGGCGCGGCGGCGGCGCGCGGTCGCCACCAAGCTGCTGCGCATCCACGTCTTCGGCACGGTGCTCAACCGCCCCGACCCGCACTGGTGGAGCGCGGAGGAGCGTGCCGAGCTCGCCGGCACCACGGGCCGGCTGCTGCGCACCGCCCCGGGCTGCGAGGCACCGCTGAGCCTGGCCGACCACGACCTGCTCGCGGCGGTCCTGGACACCTCGGTGCCGCCCGCCCGGATGATCGAGCTGGCCACGGCCCGGCGCCGGCACGGCAGCCCCCGCACGCTGCTGCCGCACGACTGGCGCCAGCTGCTGCACCCCGAGGCGCCGCTGCGCTTCATGACCGCCTCGCTCGTGGCGCGCAGGGCCGGTCGCGGCCGATCCTGTGCACCGGAATGA
- the wecB gene encoding non-hydrolyzing UDP-N-acetylglucosamine 2-epimerase — protein MKILSVVGARPQFVKLAPVAAECARRGVEHVIVHTGQHYDPVLSDVFFADLGIPDPDVHLGVGSGSHGAQTGAILAAMDAVLEEHAPDWVLVYGDTNSTLAGALSAVKLHVPVAHLEAGLRSFNRRMPEEHNRVLTDHAADLCLAPTQVAVDHLADEGLAGRAVLVGDVMIDVLHRVRDELADVPAVLAELGQQEGAFSVATVHRAENTDDPERLRAVVEALQQVDHPVVLLAHPRLRARAAEQGLDLDGGSLTVRDPLPYPSLVGAVTAARGVITDSGGLQKEAFALRTPCTTVRTETEWVETVQLGWNVLVEPGPGLRDAASRPAPLPTGATPYGDGHAAAAVLTALGA, from the coding sequence GTGAAGATCCTCTCCGTCGTCGGGGCCCGCCCCCAGTTCGTCAAGCTCGCGCCGGTCGCGGCCGAGTGCGCCCGGCGCGGCGTGGAGCACGTGATCGTGCACACGGGGCAGCACTACGACCCGGTGCTCTCCGACGTCTTCTTCGCCGACCTGGGCATCCCGGACCCGGACGTGCACCTGGGGGTCGGGTCGGGCAGCCACGGCGCGCAGACGGGCGCGATCCTGGCGGCGATGGACGCCGTGCTGGAGGAGCACGCCCCGGACTGGGTCCTGGTCTACGGGGACACCAACTCCACCCTGGCCGGTGCCCTGTCGGCGGTGAAGCTGCACGTGCCGGTGGCGCACCTGGAGGCCGGGCTGCGCTCGTTCAACCGGCGGATGCCCGAGGAGCACAACCGGGTCCTGACCGACCACGCCGCCGACCTGTGCCTGGCCCCCACCCAGGTCGCGGTCGACCACCTGGCCGACGAGGGCCTGGCCGGCCGGGCGGTGCTCGTGGGCGACGTGATGATCGACGTGCTGCACCGGGTCCGCGACGAGCTGGCCGACGTCCCGGCCGTGCTGGCCGAGCTCGGCCAGCAGGAGGGCGCGTTCTCGGTGGCGACCGTCCACCGGGCGGAGAACACCGACGACCCGGAGCGGCTGCGCGCGGTCGTCGAGGCGCTGCAGCAGGTCGACCACCCGGTCGTGCTCCTGGCCCACCCGCGGCTGCGGGCCAGGGCGGCCGAGCAGGGTCTGGACCTCGACGGCGGCTCGCTGACCGTCCGCGACCCGCTGCCCTACCCCTCCCTGGTCGGTGCGGTCACCGCCGCCCGCGGCGTCATCACCGACTCCGGCGGCCTGCAGAAGGAGGCCTTCGCGCTGCGCACGCCGTGCACGACGGTGCGCACCGAGACCGAGTGGGTCGAGACCGTCCAGCTGGGCTGGAACGTCCTGGTCGAGCCGGGCCCCGGGCTGCGCGACGCCGCCTCGCGACCCGCGCCGCTGCCCACCGGGGCGACCCCCTACGGCGACGGCCACGCCGCCGCCGCTGTCCTCACCGCCCTCGGCGCCTGA
- a CDS encoding GNAT family N-acetyltransferase has translation MNIQVSTLRLVPGAPPPSADLEAFAEVSRRSIVATLGDDDLADPAHVVISAFAEQNYRRKMVLLARDGARTLGGLWLGLPLKDNTSLAEASFSLDPDHDPAPVVDALWAGAVPVLRAEGRRTALVWSDHAADADAEHVVPRTGVGSVPRDALATALLDLGFVLEQVERHSVLAVAPALERAAAELPAARQAAGTAYRTLGWVGPVPPERRGAMARLMSRMSTDVPAGALELEEEVWDADRVAESDRVCAQAGRARVMTVAEHVASGELAAYTYVDLPGDKPAVGYQEDTLVHADHRGHRLGMLVKAENLRRVAEHAPALERLHTWNADENGHMLAINEALGFRPASHEGAWQLAGV, from the coding sequence ATGAACATCCAGGTCAGCACGCTCCGACTCGTCCCCGGTGCACCACCGCCCTCGGCGGACCTCGAGGCCTTCGCCGAGGTGAGCCGTCGTTCCATCGTCGCCACGCTCGGCGACGACGACCTCGCCGACCCGGCCCACGTCGTCATCAGCGCGTTCGCGGAGCAGAACTACCGACGCAAGATGGTCCTGCTGGCCAGGGACGGCGCCCGGACGCTCGGCGGGCTGTGGCTCGGCCTGCCGCTGAAGGACAACACCTCGCTGGCGGAGGCGTCCTTCTCCCTGGACCCCGACCACGACCCGGCCCCGGTCGTCGACGCGCTGTGGGCCGGGGCGGTCCCCGTCCTGCGGGCCGAGGGCCGCCGCACCGCGCTGGTCTGGTCGGACCACGCCGCCGACGCGGACGCCGAGCACGTGGTCCCCCGGACCGGCGTCGGCAGCGTGCCGCGCGACGCCCTCGCCACGGCGCTCCTGGACCTCGGCTTCGTCCTCGAGCAGGTCGAGCGGCACAGCGTCCTGGCCGTGGCACCCGCGCTCGAGCGCGCCGCGGCCGAGCTGCCGGCCGCCCGGCAGGCGGCGGGCACCGCATACCGGACGCTCGGCTGGGTCGGCCCGGTCCCGCCGGAGCGGCGCGGGGCGATGGCTCGACTGATGTCGCGGATGAGCACCGACGTCCCCGCCGGAGCGCTGGAGCTGGAGGAGGAGGTGTGGGACGCCGACCGGGTGGCCGAGTCCGACCGGGTCTGCGCGCAGGCCGGTCGCGCCCGCGTGATGACGGTGGCCGAGCACGTGGCGAGCGGGGAGCTGGCCGCCTACACCTACGTCGACCTGCCCGGGGACAAGCCGGCGGTCGGCTACCAGGAGGACACGCTCGTGCACGCCGACCACCGCGGCCACCGGCTCGGCATGCTCGTCAAGGCCGAGAACCTGCGTCGGGTCGCCGAGCACGCACCGGCCCTCGAGCGGCTGCACACGTGGAACGCCGACGAGAACGGCCACATGCTCGCGATCAACGAGGCCCTCGGTTTCCGCCCCGCGAGCCACGAGGGTGCCTGGCAGCTGGCAGGGGTCTGA
- a CDS encoding glycosyltransferase family protein, producing the protein MRPDPRPRLLIMSFSPLRSDARVLRQVRLFADRYAVTTLGYGEAPDGVVQHLRLPDDVVSWHKDRRLLVARRFEAAYRSSPVVRAAARLLEDRARTVDVVLADDIDTVPLALDLAAPGGVHADLHEYHPRQNEENRRWRLFVAPYYRWLVRTYGQRADSVTTVGEGIAREYRMRFGIRAGVVVNAPNFVDLEPTPVPQGGPLRLVHSGNAQRHRLDVILAAMDLVTAPMTLDLYLMGNDPGYLEELRTRYAASDRVRLHPPVAPHELPARLNAHDVGVYVLPPVSFNHLWALPNKVFDFVQGRLALVVGPSPEMAALVRRHGLGVVTDDFTAEALASALDGLSGEDVRRYKAAAAAAAHELSAEEQVGGWARAVDALAARVNG; encoded by the coding sequence ATGAGGCCCGACCCCCGACCGCGCCTGCTGATCATGTCCTTCAGCCCGTTGCGCTCGGACGCGCGCGTGCTGCGCCAGGTCCGCCTCTTCGCCGACCGGTACGCCGTGACCACCCTCGGCTACGGCGAGGCACCTGACGGGGTGGTGCAGCACCTTCGCCTGCCCGACGACGTCGTCAGCTGGCACAAGGACCGCCGGCTGCTGGTCGCCCGCCGGTTCGAGGCGGCATACCGCAGCTCCCCGGTGGTCCGCGCTGCCGCCCGGCTGCTCGAGGACCGGGCGAGAACGGTCGACGTGGTGCTGGCCGACGACATCGACACCGTCCCGCTGGCGCTCGACCTGGCGGCTCCGGGCGGGGTGCACGCGGACCTGCACGAGTACCACCCCCGGCAGAACGAGGAGAACCGGCGCTGGCGGCTCTTCGTCGCGCCCTACTACCGGTGGCTGGTGCGCACCTACGGCCAGCGTGCCGACTCGGTGACGACCGTGGGCGAGGGGATCGCGCGGGAGTACCGGATGCGGTTCGGGATCCGCGCCGGTGTCGTCGTCAACGCGCCCAACTTCGTCGACCTCGAGCCGACGCCCGTGCCGCAGGGGGGACCCCTGCGGCTCGTCCACTCGGGCAACGCCCAGCGGCACCGTCTCGACGTGATCCTGGCGGCGATGGACCTGGTGACCGCGCCGATGACGCTCGACCTGTACCTGATGGGCAACGACCCGGGCTACCTCGAGGAGCTCCGGACGAGGTATGCCGCGTCCGACCGGGTGCGGCTCCACCCGCCGGTCGCGCCGCACGAGCTCCCGGCGAGGCTCAACGCCCACGACGTGGGCGTCTACGTGCTGCCGCCCGTGTCGTTCAACCACCTGTGGGCGCTGCCCAACAAGGTCTTCGACTTCGTCCAGGGCCGGCTGGCGCTCGTCGTCGGGCCCAGCCCGGAGATGGCCGCGCTCGTGCGCCGCCACGGCCTCGGCGTCGTGACCGACGACTTCACCGCCGAGGCCCTCGCGTCGGCTCTCGACGGGCTCAGCGGCGAGGACGTGCGCCGCTACAAGGCGGCCGCGGCCGCGGCCGCGCACGAGCTCTCTGCCGAGGAGCAGGTCGGCGGGTGGGCCCGGGCGGTCGACGCGCTCGCTGCGCGGGTGAACGGATGA
- a CDS encoding glycosyltransferase: protein MRLPEVDVDVVVAVHDPARPVGTTVLSALRGADLAGILPSGHRVRVTVVCHGLDAADVRGRVEADLEAAGQEDVSVHVRYLELRDALRSPAGPFNAGLAAADGRWVSIIGSDDRFAAGALGAWAALGDELGSAWLVARLETDDGELVPTPRTRPGRTRDLDLVLDRLAYRTAPLGLLRRSVLVDLGLLEPGAEHPVGPLTPGLATGEDTELSLRLASSGERIDYAPDLPPYVIGTGGAAPEVAAARVTHARRPLADELAAQARLPGLRWLAALPEPARRAIVVKTLRIHVLGAVRRRPSPVDWAPGEAAWVRSLVRELLALGPDAERALHRADRALLDALLTAPDTDAVAAASRHRAGASRWDILLTPDPRHNLDPESTVRQHLDHSLSLASTRGRGFLARGGDAPHTLHDAERPRVLVLSFSPIASDARVLKQVRHLSRDFHVVTCGYGPAPDGVAAHLRVPDVAQNQLDGRLITARAYRAAYGTQAGVRWVRRHLPAGTADVILADDLDAVPLALALRPRAGVHADLHEYFPRLHEEDEAWMRRISPYQEWLCRRFLPRCAAVTTVSRRIAQEYAEQFGVEVGVVTNAAPYADLSPGPVGSPLRLVHSGACLRNRDLHVMLEAVVAAAGEGADVRLDLYLTPNDPGYLQELRAAADASGGVVTVHDPVPYAELPATLNGYDVGVHVLPPVSFNNANALPNKVFDYVQARLGLLVGPSPEMARLVHDHGLGEVAAGFDARSVADAVRTLEPDAVGGFKAASHAAARELSDAEQSRRWVESVRGIAGRGRHA, encoded by the coding sequence ATGAGGCTGCCGGAGGTCGACGTCGACGTGGTCGTCGCCGTGCACGACCCGGCCCGCCCGGTCGGGACGACCGTGCTCTCCGCGCTGCGCGGCGCCGACCTTGCGGGGATCCTGCCGTCGGGCCACCGGGTGCGCGTGACCGTGGTCTGCCACGGGCTGGACGCCGCCGACGTGCGAGGACGGGTGGAGGCCGACCTCGAGGCGGCGGGGCAGGAGGACGTGTCCGTCCACGTGCGCTACCTGGAGCTGCGCGACGCCCTGCGCTCGCCCGCGGGCCCGTTCAACGCCGGCCTGGCCGCTGCCGACGGCCGCTGGGTGAGCATCATCGGCTCGGACGACCGCTTCGCCGCCGGCGCCCTGGGCGCCTGGGCCGCGCTCGGCGACGAGCTGGGGTCGGCGTGGCTGGTGGCGCGCCTGGAGACCGACGACGGCGAGCTGGTCCCGACCCCGCGCACGCGCCCGGGGAGGACACGGGACCTGGACCTCGTCCTGGACCGGCTCGCCTACCGGACCGCGCCGCTGGGCCTGCTGCGCCGCTCGGTGCTGGTGGACCTGGGGCTGCTCGAGCCCGGCGCGGAGCACCCTGTCGGCCCGCTCACGCCCGGCCTGGCCACCGGCGAGGACACCGAGCTGTCCCTGCGGCTGGCCAGCTCGGGGGAGCGGATCGACTACGCCCCCGACCTGCCGCCCTACGTCATCGGCACCGGTGGCGCCGCGCCGGAGGTCGCCGCGGCCCGCGTCACCCACGCCCGGCGCCCCCTGGCCGACGAGCTCGCGGCGCAGGCCCGGCTGCCCGGCCTGCGCTGGCTCGCGGCGCTGCCGGAGCCGGCGCGGCGCGCGATCGTGGTCAAGACGCTGCGCATCCACGTCCTCGGCGCGGTCCGGCGCCGCCCCTCACCGGTGGACTGGGCGCCCGGCGAGGCGGCGTGGGTCCGGTCCCTGGTCCGCGAGCTGCTGGCGCTGGGTCCCGACGCGGAGCGTGCCCTGCACCGTGCCGACCGCGCGCTGCTCGACGCGCTGCTGACCGCCCCGGACACCGACGCGGTCGCCGCAGCCTCGCGCCACCGGGCCGGGGCCTCGCGCTGGGACATCCTGCTCACCCCCGACCCCCGGCACAACCTCGACCCCGAGTCGACGGTCCGCCAGCACCTCGACCACTCCTTGAGCCTCGCCTCGACCCGGGGTCGAGGGTTCCTCGCGCGCGGTGGCGACGCACCCCATACCCTCCACGACGCGGAGCGCCCGCGCGTGCTGGTGCTCTCCTTCAGCCCGATCGCCTCCGACGCCCGCGTGCTCAAGCAGGTGCGCCACCTCTCGCGGGACTTCCACGTGGTGACGTGCGGCTACGGGCCCGCCCCGGACGGGGTGGCCGCGCACCTGCGGGTCCCCGACGTGGCCCAGAACCAGCTGGACGGGCGGCTCATCACCGCCCGGGCCTACCGCGCCGCCTACGGGACGCAGGCCGGCGTGCGCTGGGTCCGGCGGCACCTGCCCGCCGGCACGGCCGACGTGATCCTGGCCGACGACCTCGACGCGGTCCCGCTCGCGCTGGCCCTGCGGCCCCGCGCCGGGGTGCACGCCGACCTGCACGAGTACTTCCCGCGCCTGCACGAGGAGGACGAGGCGTGGATGCGGCGGATCTCGCCCTACCAGGAGTGGCTGTGCCGGCGGTTCCTGCCGCGGTGCGCGGCGGTCACGACCGTCAGCCGGCGGATCGCCCAGGAGTATGCCGAGCAGTTCGGCGTCGAGGTCGGCGTCGTGACCAACGCCGCACCGTACGCCGACCTCTCGCCGGGCCCGGTGGGCTCGCCGCTGCGGCTGGTCCACTCGGGTGCCTGCCTGCGCAACCGGGACCTGCACGTCATGCTCGAGGCGGTCGTCGCGGCGGCGGGGGAGGGCGCCGACGTGAGGCTGGACCTCTACCTGACCCCCAACGACCCCGGCTACCTGCAGGAGCTGCGGGCGGCGGCCGACGCGAGCGGCGGCGTCGTCACCGTGCACGACCCCGTGCCGTACGCCGAGCTGCCGGCCACCCTCAACGGCTACGACGTCGGCGTGCACGTGCTGCCGCCGGTCTCGTTCAACAACGCCAACGCCCTGCCCAACAAGGTCTTCGACTACGTCCAGGCGCGGCTGGGCCTGCTCGTCGGGCCCAGCCCGGAGATGGCCCGTCTCGTGCACGACCACGGCCTCGGTGAGGTCGCAGCCGGGTTCGACGCGCGGTCGGTCGCGGACGCGGTGCGCACGCTGGAGCCGGACGCGGTCGGGGGGTTCAAGGCCGCCTCCCACGCCGCGGCCCGGGAACTCTCCGACGCCGAGCAGTCGCGGCGGTGGGTGGAGTCCGTGCGGGGGATCGCCGGACGCGGGCGGCACGCATGA
- a CDS encoding ABC transporter ATP-binding protein has translation MTEMMGALKEVTLRGKAEEVGAEVHANRVHATRARSNLMFLGAVPKFVTDTGLVLGFALVGGVAYLLGGPGQAFEAIALFAVAGMRMIPSVNRFQSVMTQTASTLPHAEAVIRDIVDAQGYVVAAEQLGQEPLPHDPEVLSLRGVCFTYPGARVPALHGVDLDVPMGSSVALVGASGAGKSTLVDVLLGLLVPQEGEIRLDELPLADVLAAWRSRVGYVPQEVNLFDGTVAQNVALTWGDDLDEDRVVRALEQAQLLDVVQDRGGLHTRVAERGLALSGGQRQRLGIARALYGDPLVLVLDEATSALDTTTEDAVARAIHELHGQVTVVAVAHRLSTVRGSDQVCFMTEGTIAARGTFEEVVAAHPQFATQARLSGLA, from the coding sequence ATGACCGAGATGATGGGCGCGCTGAAGGAGGTGACGCTCCGCGGCAAGGCCGAGGAGGTCGGCGCCGAGGTGCACGCCAACCGGGTGCACGCCACCCGCGCCCGCAGCAACCTGATGTTCCTGGGCGCGGTGCCCAAGTTCGTCACCGACACCGGCCTGGTGCTCGGCTTCGCCCTGGTGGGGGGAGTGGCCTACCTGCTCGGCGGGCCGGGGCAGGCGTTCGAGGCGATCGCGCTGTTCGCGGTGGCGGGCATGCGGATGATCCCCAGCGTCAACCGTTTCCAGTCGGTGATGACCCAGACCGCCTCGACGCTGCCGCACGCGGAGGCGGTGATCCGGGACATCGTCGACGCGCAGGGCTACGTGGTGGCCGCCGAGCAGCTGGGCCAGGAGCCGCTGCCGCACGACCCCGAGGTGCTCTCGCTGCGCGGGGTCTGCTTCACCTACCCGGGCGCCCGCGTCCCGGCGCTGCACGGGGTGGACCTCGACGTGCCGATGGGCTCCTCGGTCGCTCTCGTCGGGGCCTCCGGCGCCGGCAAGTCCACGCTCGTGGACGTCCTGCTCGGCCTGCTCGTCCCGCAGGAGGGCGAGATCCGCCTCGACGAGCTGCCCCTGGCCGACGTCCTCGCGGCGTGGCGCTCGCGGGTCGGCTACGTCCCCCAGGAGGTCAACCTCTTCGACGGCACCGTCGCCCAGAACGTCGCCCTCACCTGGGGCGACGACCTCGACGAGGACCGGGTGGTCCGCGCCCTCGAGCAGGCCCAGCTGCTGGACGTCGTGCAGGACCGGGGCGGGCTGCACACCCGGGTCGCGGAGCGGGGCCTGGCGCTCTCGGGCGGGCAGCGCCAGCGGCTCGGGATCGCGCGGGCGCTCTACGGCGACCCGCTCGTGCTCGTGCTCGACGAGGCGACCTCGGCGCTGGACACCACCACCGAGGACGCCGTCGCGCGCGCGATCCACGAGCTGCACGGGCAGGTGACGGTGGTCGCGGTCGCGCACCGGCTCTCCACGGTGCGCGGCAGCGACCAGGTGTGCTTCATGACGGAGGGGACGATCGCGGCCCGCGGCACCTTCGAGGAGGTCGTGGCGGCGCACCCGCAGTTCGCGACCCAGGCCCGGCTGTCGGGGCTGGCATGA
- a CDS encoding DnaJ family domain-containing protein: MTEDEGRDERRDQGRPTWGRPGQRPGAPDAEEQLAELGIGPQPRRRMTPEGIQSWVDRSIAQAERQGAFADLPGAGRPLRDVDITTDPDWWVRGLIEREQLDLSDALPGVLQLRREKAGLPGSLAGLAEEAAVRARLEDFNERVLADRRRPYAGAGSPPVVGRVDVEEMVLAWRRLRDERVGDGDGSAGAEERPGPGGAAGKRRGRWWRRGRSSA, from the coding sequence ATGACCGAGGACGAGGGACGCGACGAGCGACGCGATCAGGGGCGCCCGACCTGGGGACGCCCCGGGCAGCGGCCGGGTGCTCCGGACGCCGAGGAGCAGCTGGCGGAGCTGGGCATCGGCCCCCAGCCGCGGCGCCGGATGACCCCGGAGGGCATCCAGAGCTGGGTGGACCGGTCGATCGCCCAGGCCGAGCGGCAGGGCGCCTTCGCCGACCTGCCCGGTGCCGGCCGGCCGCTGCGCGACGTCGACATCACCACCGACCCCGACTGGTGGGTGCGCGGACTGATCGAGCGCGAGCAGCTGGACCTGTCCGACGCCCTGCCCGGGGTGCTGCAGCTGCGCCGGGAGAAGGCCGGCCTCCCCGGGTCGCTGGCGGGCCTGGCCGAGGAGGCCGCCGTCCGGGCACGCCTCGAAGACTTCAACGAGCGGGTGCTGGCCGACCGGCGCCGGCCCTACGCGGGGGCGGGGTCGCCGCCGGTCGTCGGGCGCGTGGACGTCGAGGAGATGGTGCTGGCCTGGCGGCGGCTGCGGGACGAGCGGGTGGGGGACGGGGACGGGAGCGCCGGGGCCGAGGAGCGGCCGGGGCCGGGCGGTGCTGCGGGGAAGCGCCGAGGCCGGTGGTGGCGCCGAGGGCGGTCCTCGGCCTGA
- a CDS encoding NAD(P)/FAD-dependent oxidoreductase translates to MVSTLDDGRYWLDEIGGESRDVLVAGGGYIGLEMVETVLARGHRCTLLTRGRFLHTLDPEMGQRVVDAMRRAGADVREGVEVTGLDLDGDRVRGAQTADGTSVPADRVVLALGLTPRSDLVAGQLPLGSRRGLLPDARGRVDADRGVWAAGDCCEVHHRLLDERSFLPWARTPTSSAGRSGTTWATPPAP, encoded by the coding sequence GTGGTCTCGACCCTCGACGACGGCCGGTACTGGCTGGACGAGATCGGGGGCGAGAGCCGCGATGTCCTGGTCGCCGGCGGCGGCTACATCGGCCTGGAGATGGTCGAGACGGTCCTCGCCCGCGGGCACCGGTGCACCCTGCTCACCCGCGGCCGCTTCCTGCACACGCTCGACCCGGAGATGGGCCAGCGGGTGGTCGACGCGATGCGCCGGGCCGGGGCCGACGTGCGTGAAGGAGTCGAGGTGACCGGCCTGGACCTCGACGGGGACCGGGTGCGCGGCGCGCAGACCGCCGACGGCACCAGCGTGCCGGCCGACCGCGTGGTACTCGCGCTCGGCCTGACTCCCCGCTCGGACCTCGTCGCCGGCCAGCTGCCGCTGGGCAGCCGTCGGGGGCTCCTGCCGGACGCCCGCGGCCGGGTCGACGCCGACCGCGGCGTGTGGGCGGCCGGCGACTGCTGCGAGGTGCACCACCGGCTGCTCGACGAGCGCTCCTTCCTGCCCTGGGCACGTACGCCAACAAGCTCGGCCGGGCGCTCGGGGACAACCTGGGCGACCCCGCCAGCCCCCTGA
- a CDS encoding NAD(P)/FAD-dependent oxidoreductase gives MGGDEYLEIAMTGLTEEVALGRGLDVLAATLEGRTASGYMPEAEPVAIRVVAERGTRRLLGVQIVGGHGAGKRIDAAAAVLWFGGTVDDLAWMDLAYAPPFATAWEVLSVAARRVAERL, from the coding sequence ATGGGCGGGGACGAGTACCTCGAGATCGCGATGACCGGGCTGACCGAGGAGGTCGCGCTCGGCAGGGGTCTGGACGTGCTGGCCGCGACCCTGGAGGGGAGGACCGCCTCGGGCTACATGCCCGAGGCCGAGCCGGTCGCGATCCGGGTGGTCGCCGAGCGCGGCACCCGCCGCCTGCTCGGCGTCCAGATCGTCGGCGGGCACGGGGCGGGCAAACGCATCGACGCCGCCGCGGCGGTGCTCTGGTTCGGCGGGACGGTCGACGACCTGGCGTGGATGGACCTGGCCTACGCACCGCCGTTCGCGACCGCCTGGGAGGTGCTCTCGGTGGCTGCCCGCCGGGTCGCCGAGCGGCTCTGA